In the Paenibacillus pabuli genome, one interval contains:
- a CDS encoding TetR/AcrR family transcriptional regulator: MKQSLRAIKKEATASALSEAAFQLALEHGMDGFVVEDVVQRAGYSRRTFANHFSCKEEAVVMAGEHFHRMEEYFEMISQLPEDTTPLEVMYQFIKMQLTEEVLRRIYQILELSKIYPSLMPHTLTLLNRLQNGAKLMLSELFGDRYPAGYNHFLAGAVCAAIIPMLDGSVQVQLPGLPSEDKEESISFDEYIDSMFTYLRDGF, translated from the coding sequence TTGAAACAAAGCTTGCGTGCCATTAAAAAGGAAGCGACTGCAAGTGCCCTATCTGAAGCTGCATTCCAACTAGCATTAGAGCATGGAATGGACGGATTTGTGGTTGAGGATGTTGTGCAGCGTGCCGGATACTCACGAAGAACGTTTGCCAATCATTTTTCCTGTAAGGAAGAAGCCGTGGTCATGGCCGGTGAGCACTTTCATAGAATGGAGGAATACTTCGAAATGATCAGTCAGCTGCCTGAGGATACAACACCGCTTGAGGTGATGTATCAGTTCATTAAGATGCAATTGACTGAAGAAGTTCTTCGACGAATTTATCAGATTTTGGAACTGTCGAAGATCTATCCAAGCTTAATGCCTCATACGCTCACCCTGCTGAACCGCTTGCAAAACGGTGCTAAATTGATGTTAAGTGAATTATTTGGAGACCGTTACCCGGCGGGGTATAATCACTTTCTGGCTGGCGCCGTTTGTGCGGCAATTATCCCTATGCTGGATGGGAGTGTACAAGTACAACTACCCGGGCTCCCTTCAGAAGATAAGGAAGAATCTATTTCATTCGATGAGTACATAGATTCTATGTTTACGTATTTGCGAGATGGATTTTAG
- a CDS encoding MMPL family transporter has product MSKLLYRLGKTAYDKPWYFILGWILVLGVVGTALGLNGVHVSSDIKLEGTASQNVLDKLEKELPQASGGQGSVIFNIPEGERLDTPENLAAISKAVSEVYKLDYVINPAELAAASGADASAMQEQASQSTAGAGEQSADPSSLPPYGPLMIDGMPVPGVLISNAGDVALFQFQFTVQQNSLPKGVTDSVVSAVSEAGQGTNISVLPSDSLKEVGIPIGTNEIYGLIIAAIVLFMTLGSVVAAGLPIVIALFGVAAGVGGAFAVSNFVSMTSFTPVLALMIGLAVGIDYALFIVNRQRRLIFDQNLNAREAASRAVGTAGSAVFFAGLTVIIALCGMLVIGITFLSMMAIVASVTVLFSVLIALTLLPALLGLLGERICSRKAREKNQSHAHKKSNGFANRWISGVVKFRWLVIVAVIVVLGTAAIPVAKMELGMPSGATANLDTTARQSYDAITKGFGEGFNGPLLIVAEPTDASQTVSLQTLGAIAQDLQQFEHVSVVTPAGVSEDGKMAILSLIPDSGPTDTATKQLVEELRSPDSTIAVNHDMKLGVTGLTAVNIDMSAKLAEVFPVYIGIIVILSLVILLLVFRSILVPIKATIGFLLSILATFGLTTAVFQWGWAKALFDFDTGGPLLSFIPIMVTGILYGLAMDYQVFLVSSMRESYVHGNRGNQSVMNGYQMASRVVVAAAIIMVSVFAGFIFTHDIMIKQIGFALALGILIDAFVVRMALVPAVMSLFGDKAWWLPKWLDRSLPNLDVEGDKLIAELNAKEKQ; this is encoded by the coding sequence ATGTCTAAATTACTCTACAGGCTGGGGAAAACGGCTTATGATAAGCCGTGGTATTTTATTTTGGGTTGGATTTTGGTGCTTGGCGTAGTTGGAACTGCGCTCGGCTTGAATGGTGTGCATGTTTCCTCGGACATTAAACTCGAAGGGACAGCATCCCAGAACGTCTTGGACAAATTGGAAAAAGAGCTTCCTCAAGCCTCTGGCGGCCAGGGAAGTGTGATATTTAATATTCCTGAAGGCGAGCGTTTGGATACGCCTGAGAATTTGGCGGCCATCAGTAAGGCAGTAAGTGAAGTTTACAAACTGGATTATGTCATTAACCCTGCTGAGTTGGCTGCTGCCAGTGGCGCCGATGCCTCAGCCATGCAGGAACAGGCCAGTCAGAGTACAGCTGGAGCAGGTGAGCAAAGTGCAGATCCAAGCAGCCTGCCTCCTTATGGACCACTGATGATTGATGGAATGCCTGTACCAGGCGTGTTGATCTCAAACGCTGGAGATGTTGCATTGTTCCAGTTCCAATTCACGGTCCAACAAAACTCCCTGCCTAAGGGTGTCACGGATTCGGTTGTTAGTGCAGTAAGCGAAGCTGGACAAGGTACAAATATCTCGGTTTTGCCAAGTGACTCCCTGAAAGAAGTGGGTATCCCGATTGGAACCAACGAGATCTACGGGCTGATCATTGCGGCAATTGTATTGTTCATGACGCTTGGTTCAGTCGTTGCCGCAGGTTTGCCGATTGTCATTGCCCTGTTTGGGGTTGCAGCTGGTGTTGGTGGAGCATTTGCTGTTTCCAACTTTGTCAGCATGACATCCTTTACGCCTGTACTCGCTCTCATGATCGGGCTTGCCGTTGGTATTGACTATGCATTATTCATCGTCAATCGTCAGCGGAGACTTATTTTCGACCAGAACCTGAATGCACGCGAAGCGGCCAGCAGAGCTGTTGGAACTGCAGGAAGTGCCGTGTTCTTTGCTGGATTAACGGTGATCATTGCACTTTGTGGAATGCTGGTGATTGGTATCACCTTCCTGAGCATGATGGCCATCGTTGCATCGGTTACCGTACTGTTTAGCGTACTAATTGCCCTTACGCTTCTCCCGGCATTGCTGGGTCTCCTGGGTGAGCGCATCTGCTCTCGTAAAGCAAGAGAGAAAAATCAGTCCCACGCACACAAAAAATCAAATGGATTTGCAAATCGCTGGATCTCTGGTGTCGTTAAATTCCGCTGGCTTGTCATTGTAGCTGTCATTGTCGTTCTGGGAACGGCTGCGATCCCGGTAGCCAAAATGGAACTGGGTATGCCTTCAGGCGCTACGGCTAACCTGGATACGACCGCACGGCAAAGTTACGATGCCATTACGAAAGGTTTTGGTGAGGGATTCAACGGTCCGCTGCTCATTGTTGCCGAACCTACTGACGCTTCCCAAACCGTATCCCTGCAAACATTGGGTGCCATCGCCCAGGATCTGCAGCAATTCGAACACGTCTCGGTTGTAACACCGGCAGGTGTCAGTGAAGACGGCAAAATGGCCATTCTGAGTCTCATTCCGGATTCCGGTCCAACAGACACGGCAACCAAACAGCTGGTTGAAGAATTGCGTTCTCCCGACTCTACCATTGCAGTCAATCACGATATGAAGCTTGGTGTTACCGGACTTACGGCGGTCAATATTGATATGTCTGCCAAACTTGCTGAGGTGTTCCCTGTGTATATCGGTATCATCGTTATTTTGTCCCTGGTCATTCTGCTCCTGGTCTTCCGGTCTATCCTGGTTCCGATCAAGGCAACGATTGGATTCTTGCTTAGTATTCTGGCCACGTTTGGTCTGACTACTGCCGTATTCCAGTGGGGTTGGGCGAAGGCGTTGTTTGACTTTGACACGGGCGGTCCGCTGCTCAGCTTCATTCCAATCATGGTAACAGGGATTCTCTACGGTCTGGCCATGGACTATCAGGTCTTCCTTGTTTCTTCCATGAGAGAATCCTACGTGCACGGAAATCGTGGTAATCAAAGTGTAATGAATGGTTATCAGATGGCAAGCCGCGTTGTCGTTGCAGCGGCCATTATCATGGTATCCGTATTTGCAGGCTTTATTTTCACGCATGACATTATGATTAAGCAGATTGGATTCGCCTTGGCCTTGGGCATTCTGATTGATGCATTTGTTGTTCGGATGGCGCTGGTTCCAGCAGTTATGTCTCTCTTCGGAGATAAAGCCTGGTGGCTGCCAAAATGGCTGGATCGCTCACTTCCTAACCTGGATGTTGAAGGTGACAAGCTCATTGCCGAACTGAATGCAAAAGAAAAACAGTAA
- a CDS encoding GNAT family N-acetyltransferase: MSLVVQAAAEDVRSEDSVLLIRELSSELGLLYGGDGTAGFQPSDVEKPRAAFIVARLDGHPVGCGAIRPLDDQSVEVKRMYTRPGYRRKGVAQAILAEAERLAVEFGYTNLKLQTGPLQPGAAALYERVGYYSIPIFSGDWDRVLAFQKDLVHERVN, from the coding sequence ATGTCGTTGGTTGTACAAGCGGCTGCTGAGGACGTACGCAGTGAGGATTCAGTACTGTTGATCCGGGAATTAAGCAGTGAGCTGGGCTTGTTGTACGGAGGTGATGGAACCGCAGGATTTCAACCTTCGGACGTCGAAAAGCCTCGTGCTGCCTTTATTGTTGCCAGACTTGATGGGCATCCGGTCGGGTGCGGAGCCATCAGGCCGCTGGATGATCAATCCGTTGAGGTTAAGCGCATGTACACAAGACCCGGATATCGTCGTAAAGGCGTTGCTCAAGCCATACTGGCTGAGGCCGAGCGTCTTGCTGTGGAGTTTGGCTATACCAATCTGAAGCTTCAGACGGGTCCGCTTCAGCCAGGAGCTGCAGCACTTTATGAAAGGGTAGGCTATTACAGCATTCCGATTTTCAGTGGCGACTGGGACAGGGTTTTGGCTTTTCAGAAAGACTTGGTACATGAGCGCGTGAATTGA
- a CDS encoding DUF6366 family protein — MNIDQETPENIRERLQREEKQGRAVGTFKDGLDRAQLGNLGELASSLGWIGIGVVIVVIIAVFVWLK, encoded by the coding sequence ATGAACATCGATCAAGAGACCCCGGAGAATATAAGAGAACGACTACAACGAGAAGAGAAGCAAGGTCGTGCTGTTGGTACGTTTAAGGATGGATTGGACCGTGCCCAATTGGGTAATCTGGGAGAACTGGCAAGCAGTCTGGGATGGATCGGTATAGGAGTGGTTATCGTAGTGATTATAGCTGTTTTTGTATGGTTGAAATAA
- the metE gene encoding 5-methyltetrahydropteroyltriglutamate--homocysteine S-methyltransferase — MTKSSVLGYPRIGADREWKKALEAFWSGKLDEAAFQTRLQEIRLDHLRKLRDQGIDLIPVNDFSYYDHILDTAVMFGIVPKRFTYDGGAVPLSVYYGIARGTKDAAASEMTKWFNTNYHYIVPELNDITPALTENKPLIAYREAKEKLGIEGKPVIVGPLTFLKLSKGYDKSETAAWLDRLLPLYTQVLRELAKEGVHWVQIDEPVLVTQLSQDDVQLLQHIYRTFAAEVPNLKILLQTYFESVENYTDIIALPVQGIGLDFAQGLSGNLQSIKTYGFPDDKVLGAGIIDGRGIWKASLREKRVLLDELTERVTPERVIVQSSCSLLHVPVTTERETKLAPALKNSLAFADEKLKEIVLLTKACTSRDADILDEIHNADQALLPLKQSQERNRVDVQKAVEALRLQEPARSLPFAKRHIAQQEKWKLPLFPTTTIGSFPQSAEVRKARQQWRKSELSNEQYGQFIREQIDAWIQIQEDIGLDVLVHGEFERTDMVEFFGEKLAGFAFTQYGWVQSYGSRCVKPPIIFGDVAFVQEMTVEETKYAQSKTQHPVKGMLTGPITIMNWSFVRDDIPREHIAYQLAYALRQEVEALEQAGIGMIQVDEPAVREGLPLKQDQQAEYLSWAVKAFRISTCTVQETTQIHTHMCYCEFHDMIDSIEAMDADVISIETSRSHGELIHSFELNTYKLGIGLGVYDIHSPRIPSVEEMTNMIERALRVLDPKLFWINPDCGLKTRGREETVASLRNMVQATQIAREQHHAINVV, encoded by the coding sequence ATGACAAAAAGCAGTGTATTGGGTTACCCGCGGATTGGCGCAGATCGGGAATGGAAAAAAGCACTCGAAGCCTTCTGGTCGGGCAAACTGGATGAAGCCGCGTTTCAGACCCGTTTACAGGAGATCCGGTTAGACCATTTGCGCAAACTGCGTGACCAAGGAATCGATCTCATTCCAGTCAACGACTTCAGTTATTATGATCACATTCTTGATACGGCCGTGATGTTCGGTATCGTTCCAAAACGATTTACATATGACGGCGGTGCCGTTCCTTTGTCCGTGTATTATGGCATTGCACGAGGCACGAAGGATGCTGCAGCCAGCGAAATGACGAAATGGTTCAACACCAATTATCACTACATCGTACCTGAACTGAATGATATCACTCCGGCGCTTACCGAAAATAAACCTCTCATTGCTTACCGCGAAGCCAAAGAGAAGCTCGGAATTGAAGGCAAGCCGGTGATCGTCGGACCGTTAACCTTTCTGAAACTCTCCAAAGGGTATGACAAATCCGAGACTGCAGCTTGGCTGGACCGTTTGCTTCCGCTCTATACTCAGGTACTTCGGGAGCTTGCAAAGGAAGGTGTTCATTGGGTTCAGATTGACGAACCCGTTCTGGTTACCCAATTAAGCCAGGATGACGTACAGCTTCTCCAGCACATCTATAGAACGTTTGCAGCCGAAGTTCCTAACTTGAAGATTTTGCTGCAAACGTACTTTGAATCCGTGGAGAATTATACCGACATCATTGCACTTCCAGTACAAGGAATCGGGCTGGATTTTGCACAAGGGCTCTCCGGTAATCTGCAATCCATCAAGACATACGGCTTCCCGGATGATAAGGTTTTGGGCGCAGGAATCATTGACGGTCGCGGAATTTGGAAGGCTTCACTTCGAGAGAAACGGGTACTGCTTGATGAGCTGACTGAACGGGTAACACCTGAGCGTGTAATCGTGCAGTCGTCCTGCAGCCTTTTGCATGTGCCTGTCACTACAGAACGGGAGACGAAACTCGCACCAGCGCTTAAGAACTCTCTTGCCTTTGCAGATGAAAAGCTGAAGGAAATTGTTCTTTTGACAAAAGCATGCACATCTAGGGATGCTGACATCCTGGATGAAATCCATAACGCAGATCAGGCGCTGCTGCCTCTTAAGCAGTCACAAGAACGTAATCGTGTCGATGTGCAGAAGGCCGTTGAAGCACTCCGTTTACAAGAGCCGGCACGCTCCCTTCCGTTCGCTAAACGTCATATTGCTCAGCAGGAGAAATGGAAGCTGCCTCTTTTTCCGACAACAACGATCGGCAGTTTTCCCCAATCCGCTGAAGTACGCAAAGCTCGTCAACAGTGGCGCAAGAGTGAGTTGAGCAACGAGCAATATGGCCAGTTTATTCGGGAGCAAATTGATGCCTGGATTCAAATTCAGGAAGATATCGGACTGGATGTGCTGGTGCACGGGGAGTTTGAACGCACAGATATGGTGGAATTCTTCGGTGAGAAGCTCGCAGGATTTGCCTTCACTCAGTATGGCTGGGTACAATCCTATGGTTCCCGGTGTGTAAAACCTCCGATCATTTTCGGGGATGTAGCCTTTGTTCAGGAAATGACAGTCGAAGAAACCAAATACGCCCAGTCGAAGACCCAGCATCCGGTAAAAGGAATGCTGACCGGACCGATCACCATTATGAACTGGTCTTTTGTTCGGGATGATATCCCGCGCGAGCACATTGCTTATCAGCTGGCTTATGCACTCAGACAGGAAGTGGAAGCTCTTGAACAGGCGGGCATCGGTATGATTCAGGTGGATGAGCCTGCTGTTCGCGAAGGCCTACCACTCAAGCAAGACCAGCAAGCCGAATATCTGTCCTGGGCAGTCAAAGCTTTCCGCATCTCCACATGCACGGTGCAAGAAACAACTCAAATTCATACTCATATGTGTTATTGCGAATTCCATGACATGATCGATTCGATCGAAGCCATGGACGCTGATGTCATCTCTATTGAAACATCACGAAGTCATGGGGAGCTGATTCACAGCTTCGAATTAAATACGTACAAACTCGGCATAGGGCTCGGTGTGTATGATATCCACAGTCCTCGTATCCCAAGCGTGGAAGAAATGACAAACATGATTGAGCGCGCCTTGCGTGTGCTGGATCCCAAGCTGTTCTGGATTAATCCGGATTGCGGTCTGAAAACTCGCGGACGTGAAGAAACGGTCGCTTCCTTGCGCAATATGGTTCAGGCGACCCAAATCGCTCGTGAACAACATCATGCAATCAACGTGGTGTAA
- a CDS encoding alpha/beta fold hydrolase, protein MAKVNVGEENAQPIELYYEDHGAGKPIILIHGWPLSGRSWEKQVPALIEAGYRVITYDRRGFGQSSQPWEGYDYDTFASDLHKLILHLDLRDATLVGFSMGGGEVARYVGTYGTERVSKAVFAGAVPPYLYKTEDNPQGGLDDATIEEFQNGVKGDRLAFLDGFTNNFFAAGDRTDLVSEPFRIYNRDIAALASPKGTLDCIAAFALTDFRQDLEKFNIPTLVIHGDSDAIVPLEVSGQRTHESIPGSRLVVVEGGPHGFNATHPEAFNAALIEFLQG, encoded by the coding sequence ATGGCTAAAGTAAATGTAGGCGAAGAGAATGCACAACCAATTGAACTGTATTACGAAGATCATGGCGCGGGAAAACCCATCATCCTGATTCATGGATGGCCTTTGAGTGGTCGATCTTGGGAGAAGCAAGTACCTGCCCTGATCGAAGCGGGCTACCGTGTTATCACGTATGACCGTCGTGGATTTGGTCAGTCTTCACAACCTTGGGAAGGTTATGACTATGATACATTTGCTTCAGATTTACATAAATTGATTTTGCACCTTGATCTGCGCGATGCTACACTGGTCGGATTCTCCATGGGTGGTGGCGAAGTAGCACGCTATGTCGGAACATACGGTACAGAGCGGGTTTCCAAAGCGGTATTTGCAGGCGCAGTTCCTCCATATCTGTATAAGACCGAAGACAATCCTCAAGGAGGATTGGATGATGCAACGATCGAAGAATTCCAAAATGGAGTAAAAGGCGATCGTCTAGCATTCCTGGATGGCTTTACGAACAACTTTTTCGCTGCAGGAGATCGTACAGACCTCGTGAGCGAACCATTCCGTATCTATAATCGGGATATTGCAGCTTTGGCTTCTCCTAAGGGTACTTTGGATTGTATTGCTGCCTTTGCTCTTACCGATTTCCGTCAGGATCTGGAGAAATTCAACATTCCAACACTCGTTATCCATGGTGATTCGGATGCTATCGTACCCCTTGAAGTTAGTGGACAACGTACCCACGAATCTATTCCAGGCAGCCGTCTTGTAGTGGTGGAAGGTGGACCACACGGCTTTAATGCGACTCACCCTGAAGCATTTAATGCAGCATTGATTGAATTTTTGCAGGGTTAA
- a CDS encoding YhgE/Pip domain-containing protein, with translation MSVFSVLKDFLKILQTKIGLVFALVVPLLFTIVWLTGYNGATDRVDQLKIGTINSDGANGQNIEKIIQETVPFKTENYSSLKEAEQVMNDGDIGMIVSIPAQFAANLDKGEGQLTYYVNQAASEVSRSILEGSAEGISSSVGAQLSGIVQKEVVTTNVVKSNNITNFALSMLPMILGFITYIAVMTMNIQLNLSTMMLGRKYDRWKIFWARQLLLLIVCIVAPLIITSVAMLFVTPVASFWEMWGFHILVYIACVCLTQMSFVLFGGLGALFNVAMIPFQLMTAGNIIATEMLTPFYRHIGDFLPASNAVRGYVRLIYSGASVSSVVINLILIALVTWGITCARVALHRAPAPGAATTSAH, from the coding sequence ATGTCTGTTTTTTCAGTATTAAAAGATTTTTTAAAGATTCTACAAACCAAGATCGGATTGGTCTTTGCGCTGGTCGTTCCATTGCTATTCACCATTGTCTGGTTAACGGGATACAACGGAGCAACTGATCGAGTGGACCAACTTAAAATAGGCACTATTAACTCCGACGGAGCGAATGGACAGAACATTGAAAAGATCATTCAGGAAACGGTTCCTTTCAAAACAGAAAACTATTCATCTCTTAAAGAAGCGGAGCAAGTCATGAATGATGGGGATATTGGCATGATCGTTAGCATTCCAGCCCAGTTCGCTGCGAACCTGGACAAAGGTGAAGGGCAATTAACGTATTATGTCAATCAGGCAGCTTCGGAAGTTTCCAGATCCATATTGGAAGGGTCGGCTGAAGGTATATCTTCCAGCGTAGGCGCTCAGCTATCAGGAATTGTTCAAAAAGAAGTGGTCACGACAAATGTGGTTAAGTCTAACAACATCACCAATTTTGCACTCAGCATGCTGCCCATGATCCTTGGTTTTATCACATATATCGCAGTGATGACCATGAATATTCAATTGAATCTGTCGACCATGATGCTTGGCCGCAAGTATGATCGATGGAAGATTTTCTGGGCAAGACAGCTTCTGTTATTGATTGTATGTATCGTAGCTCCTCTCATTATTACAAGTGTAGCCATGTTGTTTGTCACACCTGTCGCTTCCTTCTGGGAAATGTGGGGCTTCCATATTCTCGTATACATCGCCTGTGTATGTCTGACTCAAATGTCATTTGTATTATTTGGTGGATTAGGCGCACTGTTTAACGTAGCCATGATTCCTTTCCAGCTCATGACAGCAGGCAACATTATCGCCACCGAAATGCTCACACCGTTCTATCGTCACATTGGGGATTTCCTGCCTGCATCCAACGCTGTGCGGGGATACGTCCGACTCATCTATAGTGGAGCGTCAGTATCTTCAGTCGTGATCAATCTTATCTTGATAGCACTGGTTACATGGGGAATAACATGTGCACGTGTGGCTTTGCATAGAGCACCAGCACCCGGCGCAGCAACCACTAGCGCTCATTAA
- a CDS encoding MarR family winged helix-turn-helix transcriptional regulator, whose amino-acid sequence MSTHQEKDPIGLLLSRTYFVHKKRVTHLLQDYGITPEQFGMLEQLYQNEGITQKKLSELHGKDQTSVGKTLERLEHKDLIIRSTDPVDRRAILLRLSEEGKELYLQVVPLMNDMDQSLRELITPEGADQLAVLLNKIYQGISS is encoded by the coding sequence ATGTCAACTCATCAAGAGAAAGATCCCATTGGTTTGTTACTATCCAGGACATACTTTGTCCACAAGAAAAGGGTTACACATTTGCTGCAGGATTACGGCATTACCCCTGAACAATTCGGTATGCTCGAACAACTGTATCAGAACGAAGGCATTACACAGAAGAAGTTATCTGAACTCCACGGTAAAGATCAAACGAGTGTCGGCAAGACTTTGGAGCGGTTGGAACATAAGGATCTTATTATTCGAAGCACCGATCCTGTTGATCGGCGAGCCATCCTGCTGCGACTTTCCGAGGAGGGGAAAGAGCTTTATTTACAGGTAGTTCCTCTGATGAATGATATGGATCAGTCATTGAGGGAATTAATTACCCCGGAAGGGGCAGATCAACTTGCCGTATTACTCAACAAAATCTATCAAGGAATCTCCAGCTGA
- the bshB2 gene encoding bacillithiol biosynthesis deacetylase BshB2, which translates to MNHKPYESERILVIYPHPDDEAFSVAGTLAKYIDGGAHVTYACLTLGEMGRNMGIPPFANRVTLPAIRKVELEESAQAIGIQDLRMLGFHDKMIEFEDAHLLDSRIMDLVEELKPTLVFTFYPGYSVHPDHDATGAAVIRTISRIPAEERPTVYCVAFSKNHEQAIGKADTVVDVTQYLEQKMGAIQAHRSQFQAAELVGNRKLDDEEIQRRFGRETFWTYRFE; encoded by the coding sequence ATGAACCATAAACCATACGAAAGTGAACGTATTTTAGTAATATATCCCCATCCGGATGACGAGGCCTTTTCCGTTGCCGGAACGCTTGCAAAATACATCGATGGCGGTGCACACGTCACCTATGCTTGTTTGACATTAGGCGAAATGGGTCGCAATATGGGCATTCCTCCTTTTGCAAACCGAGTCACCCTGCCTGCCATCCGCAAGGTGGAGTTGGAAGAGTCCGCTCAGGCGATTGGTATTCAGGACTTGAGAATGCTTGGTTTTCACGACAAGATGATCGAATTCGAGGATGCACATCTGCTCGATAGTCGTATCATGGATTTGGTAGAGGAGCTCAAACCAACCCTGGTCTTTACCTTCTATCCAGGCTATAGTGTACATCCTGACCACGATGCTACCGGTGCCGCTGTCATACGGACCATTTCCCGGATACCGGCAGAAGAGCGTCCAACCGTATATTGTGTTGCATTCTCCAAAAACCATGAGCAGGCCATCGGAAAAGCGGACACAGTTGTCGATGTAACGCAATATCTGGAACAAAAAATGGGTGCCATTCAAGCTCACCGTTCGCAATTTCAGGCTGCGGAGCTTGTCGGCAATCGCAAATTGGATGATGAAGAGATCCAGCGCAGATTCGGGAGAGAAACGTTCTGGACGTATCGTTTTGAGTAA
- a CDS encoding YojF family protein → MQPIQPQDVQAKINGFIDQDLYLHLEMTTGAYANHYDSTRHPASAFISNAAIRYTQGSISGTNPYRVGLKTTTGWVYAEGLTHIDENEKDRLILAGHDSQGKLVVAFQLSRESF, encoded by the coding sequence ATGCAACCTATACAACCTCAAGATGTCCAAGCCAAAATCAATGGTTTCATTGATCAGGATCTATACTTACACCTCGAAATGACGACAGGTGCGTATGCGAATCATTACGATAGTACCCGTCACCCTGCCTCGGCTTTCATTTCCAATGCGGCCATTCGATACACGCAGGGATCAATCTCAGGTACGAACCCATACCGTGTAGGCTTAAAAACGACTACGGGTTGGGTTTATGCGGAAGGCCTTACACATATTGATGAAAATGAAAAGGATCGACTGATTTTGGCTGGTCATGACAGCCAAGGGAAATTGGTTGTGGCATTTCAACTTAGTCGGGAGAGTTTCTGA
- a CDS encoding CPBP family intramembrane glutamic endopeptidase, with protein MRIIVSRFSVIAYVVPFLMINVRSMFSSEVLRVGNFRASISFPLIWRGKEDPVWRFLGIFAVVMAIGTSYFIYSYVSDLDTDEFRLLLYYGLIFSLVNSILEEWVWRGVLLSQYVKWSGNVYGLMITSLLFGMSHYDLGFSIWVCIAFSIGGFFMGGVAIRSKGIVASILMHIYMNIIFTMTGMIFS; from the coding sequence GTGCGTATTATCGTATCCAGATTTAGTGTCATCGCATACGTAGTACCTTTCCTTATGATTAATGTGCGCAGCATGTTCTCTTCTGAAGTTCTTCGAGTAGGAAACTTTCGGGCAAGCATTTCTTTTCCCTTGATATGGCGAGGAAAAGAAGACCCGGTATGGAGATTTCTTGGCATTTTTGCAGTTGTGATGGCGATCGGGACGAGTTATTTTATCTATTCCTATGTAAGTGATTTAGATACTGACGAATTCAGGCTGCTGTTGTATTATGGACTGATATTTTCTCTCGTAAACTCCATTTTAGAGGAGTGGGTATGGAGAGGCGTCTTACTTAGCCAATATGTAAAATGGTCTGGTAACGTTTATGGATTAATGATAACGAGTCTGCTTTTTGGGATGTCCCATTATGACTTGGGTTTCTCGATTTGGGTATGTATTGCCTTTTCTATAGGTGGGTTCTTTATGGGAGGAGTTGCCATACGATCTAAGGGAATCGTTGCTTCCATTCTAATGCACATCTACATGAATATCATTTTTACGATGACGGGTATGATCTTTAGTTAA